A region of Salvia splendens isolate huo1 chromosome 17, SspV2, whole genome shotgun sequence DNA encodes the following proteins:
- the LOC121774285 gene encoding protein FAR1-RELATED SEQUENCE 5-like, translating into MEEVRVVPACSEELKPVVGLKFQSLDFALTFYDVYARAVGFDTHKQGVRKVEDVTTWYYVVCNRECHKKSNEDDQLNAHSGFLMKLRRLSKRCGCKASISFKYFSDNGHAGYMVQDFNEVHNHDMVESEHKQFMSVNRHLDDVHQKFILDCSKANIGPTLTFKVLKETLGGFDLIGCTVGDIRNASRDIKAYAYGFDVQMVLDDMAKKKEMSKSYTYHYEVNEKNQLVALFWCDGLMKRNYHMFGDIVAFDTTYNTNRYCMIFTPFTGKDNHGRPVTLAAGLVCNEKIGAFGWLFRHFVECMGITPKMIVIDQDNGMRSAIEEVLVGTRHRWCMWHIMHKLATKVPNRLLRDEAFKKEFSACVWSDLLEPGEFEDGHFWIPAYFRDFSLGSMIRTTSISESENSFYKRILKPRANIAEFYLNFNHAVEFQRNSRTSLDYHDATVFPILATTLPFEKHASTLYTDTMFKRIQEEIVEGNDRCRVLGFSSTEFVDTYKLGDSNRKSQTVSKKDISMFYGFLRRFEGDIELLRAFVGGVEELGNSIQAGNPTTSASEKRRMIEKFYGMVRPEVVEVHPPDVVKTKGHASSSKSRLISKRENSLKDASRPLRRCKACDEMGHHDSRNYPMLKEMEMEKELGKGKRTL; encoded by the exons atggaagaag TTAGGGTTGTGCCTGCCTGTTCTGAGGAATTAAAGCCTGTAGTTGGTCTGAAGTTCCAATCATTAGATTTTGCACTCACATTTTATGATGTGTATGCCAGggctgttggttttgatacgcACAAACAAGGGGTGAGGAAGGTGGAAGATGTTACAACCTGGTATTATGTCGTATGCAATAGGGAATGCCATAAGAAGTCCAACGAGGATGACCAGTTGAATGCACATTCCGGTTTCTTAATGAAGCTCCGACGCTTATCCAAGAGATGTGGTTGTAAAGCGAGTATATCCTTCAAGTATTTCTCTGATAATGGACATGCAGGTTATATGGTACAGGATTTCAACGAGGTTCATAACCATGATATGGTTGAGTCAGAGCATAAGCAGTTTATGTCTGTTAACCGTCATTTGGATGACGTTCATCAGAAATTCATACTTGATTGTTCAAAAGCGAATATTGGACCCACACTGACATTTAAGGTGTTGAAAGAAACTCTCGGTGGGTTTGACCTCATCGGTTGTACGGTTGGTGACATCAGGAATGCTTCACGCGACATTAAAGCATATGCATATGGATTCGATGTGCAAATGGTGTTGGACGACATGGCTAAAAAGAAGGAAATGTCTAAGTCGTACACATATCATTATGAGGTTAACGAGAAGAACCAGTTGGTTGCTTTGTTTTGGTGTGATGGCTTGATGAAAAGGAATTACCATATGTTTGGTGACATTGTAGCCTTTGACACCACGTATAACACAAACAG GTATTGCATGATATTCACTCCTTTCACGGGAAAGGACAATCATGGAAGACCTGTAACCCTTGCGGCTGGCTTGGTATGCAATGAGAAAATAGGAGCATTTGGCTGGTTGTTTAGACATTTCGTTGAATGCATGGGCATAACACCGAAGATGATCGTGATAGATCAAGACAATGGAATGAGATCAGCCATTGAAGAGGTTCTGGTTGGCACGCGACACCGATGGTGTATGTGGCACATAATGCATAAGTTGGCCACCAAGGTTCCAAATAGGTTGTTGAGGGATGAAGCTTTCAAGAAGGAATTCAGTGCATGCGTTTGGTCGGATCTGCTTGAGCCTGGCGAATTTGAAGATGG GCATTTCTGGATACCGGCGTATTTTAGAGATTTTTCACTGGGTTCGATGATTAGGACTACATCCATTTCTGAATCGGAGAACAGTTTCTACAAAAGAATTTTGAAGCCCCGTGCGAACATAGCCGAGTTCTACTTGAATTTCAACCATGCTGTTGAGTTTCAGCGAAACAGTAGGACATCTTTAGACTACCACGATGCCACTGTTTTTCCCATTTTGGCCACTACCTTGCCGTTCGAGAAACATGCTTCGACGCTATACACAGATACAATGTTCAAGAGAATACAAGAAGAAATCGTTGAGGGTAATGATAGATGTCGCGTGCTAGGATTTTCTTCGACTGAATTTGTTGACACATATAAGCTCGGGGATAGCAATCGCAAATC GCAAACAGTGTCAAAGAAAGACATTTCTATGTTCTACGGTTTCCTCCGGCGATTTGAGGGGGACATTGAATTGCTAAGGGCATTTGTAGGCGGTGTGGAAGAACTTGGTAATTCTATACAAGCTGGGAATCCGACAACGTCAGCATCTGAAAAAAGGCGAATgattgaaaagttttatggtatGGTGCGGCCTGAAGTGGTTGAGGTCCATCCTCCAGATGTTGTCAAGACCAAGGGGCATGCAAGCAGCTCAAAGAGCCGACTGATTTCGAAAAGAGAAAATTCTCTAAAGGATGCTAGTAGGCCTCTAAGACGGTGTAAGGCTTGCGATGAGATGGGCCACCATGACTCCAGAAATTATCCAATGCTTaaagagatggagatggagaaagAGTTGGGGAAGGGCAAGCGTACGCTTTGA